One Sodalinema gerasimenkoae IPPAS B-353 DNA segment encodes these proteins:
- a CDS encoding sulfotransferase domain-containing protein, with amino-acid sequence MPLAFFFPMPDFLIIGAQKGGTTSALHYLNQHPQIQVAPQKEVHYFDLNYSQGLSWYHQQFPKRDPKTLTGEASPYYIFHPDVPRRVAADFPEIKLIALLRNPVKRAISHYYHAIKQGLETLSLEDAFAQEPTRLAGEAEKLEQNPNYHSYAYQHHSYLTRGEYLQQLQRWWAHFPKQQLLVLHSNDLYHQPQTTLNRILDFLNLPKLTLTEFPSLNSGNYSHISESIQQQLQERFRPHNRRLFAALGQDWGW; translated from the coding sequence TTGCCTCTTGCCTTCTTCTTCCCCATGCCCGACTTCCTCATCATTGGCGCCCAAAAAGGCGGAACTACCTCTGCCCTGCATTACCTCAATCAACATCCCCAAATTCAAGTCGCCCCGCAAAAAGAAGTACATTACTTCGACCTGAACTACAGCCAAGGATTGTCCTGGTATCACCAGCAATTCCCCAAACGTGACCCAAAGACCCTAACCGGCGAAGCCAGTCCCTACTATATCTTTCATCCCGACGTGCCCCGTCGCGTCGCCGCCGACTTCCCCGAGATAAAACTCATTGCCCTACTCCGGAACCCCGTTAAGCGGGCCATCTCTCACTACTACCATGCCATCAAACAAGGACTCGAAACCCTGTCCTTAGAGGACGCTTTCGCCCAAGAACCCACCCGTCTCGCCGGAGAAGCTGAGAAACTCGAACAGAACCCCAACTATCACAGCTACGCCTACCAACACCACAGCTATCTAACACGAGGCGAGTACCTCCAGCAACTGCAACGCTGGTGGGCCCACTTCCCCAAACAACAACTTCTGGTTCTCCATAGCAACGACCTCTATCACCAGCCCCAAACCACCCTCAACCGCATCCTCGACTTTCTCAACTTACCCAAATTGACCCTAACCGAGTTCCCCAGCCTTAACAGCGGGAACTATTCCCACATCAGCGAGTCTATCCAACAGCAGTTACAGGAAAGGTTTCGCCCCCATAACCGGCGACTGTTTGCCGCCCTAGGACAAGACTGGGGTTGGTAA
- a CDS encoding glycosyltransferase family 4 protein, giving the protein MRVLFLHPNFPAQFRHVATILGRDPNNQVVFGTKNERPEWKIPGVKKALFTPSRDPRPETHHYVRPLESAVLHGQAVYRTMLALKSQGFVPDLVYGHSGWGPTLFVKDVFPDSKLMCYFEWFYWAHGSDADFDPADPLSPDDEAKIRVKNAPILMDLYSCDWGLSPTKWQKSQFPHEFQRKMTAMHDGVDTEFFQPNPGAKLVLPNLDLSGADEIVTYVSRGMEPYRGFPEFIESIAYLQEKRPNCHVVIVASERVCYGKSLPNGQTYKEQMLAKVPLDMSRVHFVGTLPYGQYLKVLQASDAHIYLTRPFVLSWSMIESMSAGCVVVGSDTAPVREVIRDGENGFLVDFFSPKQIADRVHEVLEHPTRMAHIRENARKTVLRP; this is encoded by the coding sequence ATGCGTGTCCTATTCCTACATCCGAACTTTCCCGCCCAGTTCCGCCATGTCGCCACAATCCTGGGGCGAGATCCCAATAATCAGGTCGTCTTTGGCACCAAAAACGAACGCCCCGAATGGAAAATTCCCGGCGTTAAGAAAGCCCTCTTTACCCCCAGTCGCGACCCTCGGCCCGAAACCCATCACTATGTCCGGCCCCTCGAAAGTGCCGTTCTCCATGGACAAGCCGTGTATCGCACTATGTTGGCCCTAAAAAGTCAAGGCTTTGTCCCGGATTTAGTCTATGGTCACTCCGGCTGGGGACCGACATTGTTCGTGAAAGATGTCTTCCCCGATAGCAAATTGATGTGCTATTTCGAGTGGTTCTACTGGGCCCATGGGTCTGATGCCGATTTTGACCCCGCTGACCCCCTCAGCCCTGATGACGAGGCTAAGATTCGCGTCAAAAATGCCCCGATTTTGATGGATTTATACTCCTGTGATTGGGGACTTTCCCCCACTAAATGGCAGAAATCGCAATTTCCCCATGAGTTCCAGCGCAAAATGACTGCCATGCACGATGGGGTCGATACGGAGTTCTTCCAACCCAATCCTGGGGCGAAGCTGGTCTTACCTAACCTGGATTTATCCGGGGCTGATGAGATTGTCACCTATGTCTCGCGAGGGATGGAACCCTATCGTGGCTTCCCGGAATTTATTGAATCCATCGCCTATCTGCAAGAAAAACGCCCCAACTGTCATGTGGTAATTGTGGCCTCGGAACGAGTCTGTTATGGCAAATCCCTGCCCAATGGACAAACCTATAAGGAACAGATGTTAGCTAAAGTTCCTCTGGATATGTCGCGGGTGCATTTTGTGGGAACCTTGCCCTATGGCCAATATCTGAAGGTGTTGCAGGCCTCCGATGCCCATATTTATCTGACTCGTCCCTTTGTCCTATCCTGGTCGATGATTGAGTCCATGTCCGCCGGTTGCGTGGTGGTGGGTTCCGATACTGCCCCAGTGCGTGAGGTCATTCGCGATGGTGAAAATGGCTTCTTGGTGGACTTCTTCTCGCCTAAGCAAATCGCCGATCGCGTCCATGAAGTCCTAGAACATCCGACTCGCATGGCCCATATTCGTGAGAATGCCCGCAAGACGGTGTTACGTCCATGA
- a CDS encoding M16 family metallopeptidase, translating into MPQTSTSSISRVVSDSHCPARTFERPDGLTVVHQYVPHSPVVVTDVWVNAGASVEPDDWSGMAHFLEHAIFKGTDRLGPGYFDAAIEGCGGLTNAATSYDYAHFFITTASPYFSETLPLLSELLLHAAIPEDEFFREREVVFEEIRQSQDSPDDLLFEATLETVYQNHPYRRPVLGTQQSLLGRSPADLRQFHRSHYQPQNLTIAVVGGISELEALDRIDDCFQNFFPNPGCPQAIITPEPPIRGVRRRELAFPRLELARLNLTWTGPGIDHLDDAYGLDLLSMILASGRSSRLVRELREQRQWVQGITSYFSLQRDSSLFTISAWLEPRFLDAVEQASLHQIHRLRETPVDPLELARAQRQLCNDYAFSTETPAQLAGLYGYYQILSRADIATRYPQRIQDFQPDNLRQIARQYLSLQNYVVTIGVNEQ; encoded by the coding sequence ATGCCCCAAACTTCAACCTCCAGCATTTCCCGAGTAGTCAGTGACAGTCACTGTCCTGCCCGCACCTTTGAACGTCCCGACGGTCTAACCGTCGTGCATCAGTATGTTCCCCATAGTCCCGTTGTCGTCACCGATGTCTGGGTCAACGCCGGGGCCAGCGTAGAACCCGATGACTGGTCTGGGATGGCCCATTTCCTCGAACATGCCATCTTCAAAGGCACCGATCGCCTCGGCCCCGGTTACTTCGACGCCGCCATTGAAGGCTGTGGAGGACTCACCAACGCCGCCACCAGTTACGACTACGCCCATTTCTTCATCACCACCGCCAGCCCCTATTTTAGCGAGACCCTACCCCTGCTCTCCGAACTCCTCCTTCATGCCGCTATCCCAGAAGATGAGTTTTTCCGAGAACGGGAAGTCGTCTTTGAGGAAATCCGCCAAAGTCAGGATAGTCCCGATGACCTGCTCTTTGAAGCCACCCTAGAAACCGTTTATCAGAATCATCCCTATCGCCGCCCCGTCTTGGGAACTCAACAAAGCCTCTTGGGGCGATCGCCCGCTGACTTACGGCAATTCCACCGCAGCCATTACCAACCCCAAAACCTCACCATCGCCGTCGTCGGAGGCATTTCCGAACTCGAAGCCCTCGATCGCATCGACGACTGTTTCCAGAACTTCTTCCCCAACCCCGGCTGTCCCCAAGCCATTATTACCCCTGAACCCCCCATTCGCGGCGTGCGGCGGCGGGAATTAGCCTTTCCGCGCCTAGAATTAGCCCGCCTCAACCTAACCTGGACAGGCCCCGGCATTGACCATCTCGATGATGCCTATGGCTTAGATCTCCTCTCCATGATTCTCGCCAGTGGTCGTTCCTCGCGCCTCGTTCGGGAACTGCGAGAACAGCGTCAATGGGTTCAAGGCATTACCAGCTACTTTTCCCTACAACGGGACTCAAGCCTCTTTACCATCAGTGCCTGGCTAGAACCTCGTTTCCTCGATGCCGTAGAACAAGCCAGCCTGCACCAAATTCACCGCTTACGAGAAACCCCCGTCGATCCCCTGGAACTGGCCCGGGCCCAACGCCAACTCTGCAACGACTATGCCTTTTCCACCGAAACCCCAGCCCAACTGGCCGGCCTCTATGGTTACTATCAAATCCTAAGCCGCGCCGACATTGCCACCCGGTATCCCCAACGGATTCAAGACTTCCAACCGGATAACCTGCGTCAAATCGCCCGACAGTACCTCAGCCTACAAAACTATGTTGTCACCATCGGCGTTAACGAACAGTGA
- a CDS encoding M16 family metallopeptidase — translation MSPHRVVLNNGITVIMVENPTADIMTARFFIKAGTRCEPPHLFGLSHLLAAVMTKGTGNLSSMDIAERVESVGASVGAETSNDYFLFSLKTVSVDFQDILTLGAELLRSPALPEAEVELEKRLTLQAIRSQKEQPFAIAFSQLREAMYRDHPYALSTLGVESTVAGLTRLDLEKFHRTYFRPDNLVISLVGCWPLDDAIAALEAAFGDWQAPPLPIPKVDLPRLTPQPTVRKTSQDSQQSIVMLGYLAPSVLLKNGDGVPPEYAALKLLNTYLGNGLSSRLFVELREKRGLAYDVSAFYPTRLDKSQFVVYMGTAPQNTAIAIEGLRVEVERLTALYLHNDELQTAKNKLLGQYALGKQTNSQIAQILGWYETLGLGVEFDEMFPEAIAQVTAEDARRVASRYFTDPYISLVGPAAALNSAIPSPVS, via the coding sequence ATGTCTCCACACCGCGTCGTTCTCAATAACGGGATTACCGTCATCATGGTGGAAAATCCCACCGCCGACATCATGACGGCTCGTTTTTTTATTAAAGCCGGGACTCGCTGCGAACCCCCCCATCTATTTGGACTCTCCCATCTCCTCGCAGCCGTCATGACCAAGGGAACTGGCAATCTCTCCTCGATGGATATTGCCGAACGAGTCGAATCCGTGGGGGCCAGTGTCGGGGCCGAAACCAGCAATGATTACTTCCTGTTTAGTCTCAAGACCGTTTCCGTGGACTTTCAGGATATTCTCACCCTAGGCGCTGAACTGTTGCGATCGCCCGCCCTCCCGGAAGCCGAAGTCGAACTCGAAAAACGCCTCACCCTACAAGCCATTCGCTCCCAGAAAGAACAACCCTTTGCCATCGCCTTCTCCCAACTGCGCGAGGCCATGTATCGAGACCATCCCTACGCCCTGTCCACCCTAGGGGTGGAGAGTACCGTGGCCGGCTTAACCCGTTTAGACCTAGAGAAGTTCCATCGCACTTATTTTCGCCCCGACAACCTAGTGATTAGTCTTGTCGGCTGTTGGCCCCTCGATGATGCGATCGCCGCCCTAGAAGCTGCCTTCGGCGACTGGCAGGCCCCACCCCTACCCATTCCTAAAGTCGACCTGCCCCGCCTTACCCCTCAACCGACTGTCCGTAAAACCTCTCAAGACAGCCAACAGTCCATCGTCATGTTGGGCTATCTTGCCCCCTCCGTTCTCCTCAAAAACGGCGATGGTGTTCCCCCAGAATACGCCGCCCTCAAACTCCTCAATACCTATCTCGGCAATGGCCTCTCCAGTCGTCTCTTCGTCGAACTGCGGGAAAAACGGGGCTTGGCTTATGATGTCTCCGCTTTTTATCCCACAAGACTTGACAAATCACAGTTTGTAGTGTATATGGGAACTGCTCCTCAAAATACGGCGATCGCCATCGAAGGCTTACGAGTCGAAGTCGAGCGTTTAACCGCCCTATACCTCCACAACGACGAACTACAAACTGCCAAAAACAAGCTTTTAGGTCAATATGCCCTCGGCAAACAGACCAACTCTCAAATCGCCCAAATTTTAGGCTGGTACGAAACCCTAGGCCTAGGAGTTGAGTTTGACGAAATGTTCCCCGAAGCCATCGCCCAAGTCACCGCAGAAGACGCCCGACGAGTCGCCAGCCGTTACTTCACCGACCCCTACATCAGCCTAGTCGGCCCCGCCGCCGCCCTCAACAGCGCCATCCCCTCCCCCGTCTCCTAA